Proteins from a genomic interval of Carboxydocella sporoproducens DSM 16521:
- a CDS encoding Lrp/AsnC family transcriptional regulator has product MDKNKEREILELLEQDSRYTTAEIASLLGEPEVEVAQAIARLVADRVIVKYHTIINWEKFGDDAVSAMIDVKITPQRDKGYDAVARRIYRYPEVKSVFLMSGAYDLAVLIEGRTLKEVALFVAEKLATLEDVQSTTTHFVLKKYKQAGVILDEDAGDDERLVVSP; this is encoded by the coding sequence TTGGATAAAAACAAGGAAAGGGAAATTCTTGAGCTACTGGAACAGGATAGCCGCTACACAACGGCGGAAATAGCAAGCTTGCTGGGAGAACCGGAGGTGGAGGTGGCCCAGGCTATCGCCCGACTGGTGGCGGACAGGGTAATTGTCAAATACCATACCATCATTAACTGGGAGAAATTCGGTGATGATGCTGTTTCCGCCATGATCGATGTCAAGATCACTCCCCAGCGGGATAAGGGCTATGATGCCGTAGCCCGGCGCATCTACCGCTATCCGGAGGTCAAGTCGGTTTTTCTGATGTCAGGTGCTTATGACCTGGCGGTACTGATCGAGGGACGCACTCTGAAGGAAGTAGCCCTGTTTGTGGCGGAAAAACTGGCTACTCTTGAAGATGTGCAGAGTACCACCACCCATTTTGTGTTAAAAAAGTACAAACAGGCCGGTGTAATTCTGGATGAGGATGCCGGTGATGATGAGCGGCTGGTGGTGTCACCGTGA
- a CDS encoding sodium:solute symporter family protein — protein sequence MIKWVLLVLFVSILIGSGWWARSKNRTPGDFFLGGRKVGPWMTAFAYGTTYFSAVLFVGYAGKVGWGFGLSALWVALGNALLGSWLAWKVLARPTRQMTERLGVMTMPEFFRARYQSPLMKVLASSLIFVFLVPYSASVYMGLSYLFEQIFGLPYALVAWLMAAVTAVFLILGGYLAVAVTDFIQGIVMLGGVGVMTWYILHAPQVGGLATGISRLAEKGSQLVSFFPQGPGLEQLLALVLLTSFGTWGMPQMVQKFCAIRDEKVVYTATRITTLFALLISGAAYGIGAFSRLFFDQIPLDPVTGKPSADLIMPLILKQALPEWAAAVILLLVLSASMSTLSSLVLVASSALTMDVIHSWLAPGLTPRRVLQLLRLFSLVFVGFSLYIALQKPAIILTLMALSWGTVAGAFLGPYLWGLYSRRVNQTGALAGMVAGAAFSIIWAWYFQMDAKYIPLGGCLAMLTSILTVPVFSLVGQQLPADHLALVFGEEGGISQGEEGAMVDVG from the coding sequence ATGATTAAATGGGTGTTGCTGGTTCTTTTTGTTTCAATCCTGATCGGCAGTGGTTGGTGGGCGCGCAGCAAAAACAGGACACCGGGAGACTTCTTTCTGGGAGGCAGGAAGGTCGGGCCCTGGATGACTGCTTTTGCTTATGGTACCACTTACTTTTCTGCCGTTCTTTTTGTTGGTTATGCCGGTAAAGTAGGATGGGGGTTTGGTTTAAGCGCTCTCTGGGTCGCTCTCGGCAATGCCCTGCTGGGCAGCTGGCTGGCCTGGAAGGTGCTGGCCCGTCCCACCAGGCAAATGACAGAGCGCCTGGGAGTGATGACTATGCCGGAATTTTTCCGGGCCCGCTATCAGAGTCCGCTGATGAAGGTACTGGCATCCAGTTTGATATTTGTTTTCCTAGTGCCTTATTCTGCTTCCGTTTACATGGGCTTAAGCTACCTTTTTGAACAAATCTTTGGTCTTCCCTACGCCCTGGTGGCCTGGCTGATGGCTGCCGTGACGGCAGTATTTCTTATTCTGGGCGGTTATCTGGCAGTAGCGGTTACAGATTTTATTCAGGGGATTGTCATGCTGGGGGGAGTCGGAGTGATGACCTGGTATATCCTCCATGCTCCCCAGGTAGGCGGTCTGGCTACCGGTATCAGCCGGCTGGCAGAGAAGGGGAGCCAGCTGGTCAGTTTTTTTCCCCAGGGCCCGGGTCTGGAGCAATTGCTGGCCCTGGTCTTGCTTACCAGCTTTGGTACCTGGGGGATGCCCCAGATGGTGCAAAAATTCTGTGCAATTCGCGATGAGAAAGTGGTCTACACCGCTACTCGTATCACTACCTTATTTGCCCTGTTGATTTCCGGAGCAGCTTATGGCATCGGTGCCTTCAGCCGCCTCTTTTTTGACCAGATTCCCCTGGATCCGGTCACAGGGAAACCTTCTGCCGACCTGATCATGCCCCTGATTTTAAAACAGGCCCTGCCGGAATGGGCAGCAGCGGTCATCTTGCTGCTGGTCTTATCCGCTTCCATGTCAACTCTATCTTCTCTGGTACTGGTGGCCAGTTCAGCCCTGACCATGGATGTGATCCATAGCTGGCTGGCCCCTGGTTTAACCCCCCGTCGGGTTTTGCAGCTGTTGCGTTTGTTCAGCCTGGTTTTTGTCGGCTTTTCCCTCTATATTGCTCTGCAAAAACCCGCAATTATCCTGACCCTGATGGCTTTATCCTGGGGGACGGTGGCCGGGGCTTTTCTGGGACCCTATCTCTGGGGGCTGTACAGCCGCCGGGTCAATCAAACGGGGGCTCTGGCCGGGATGGTGGCAGGAGCGGCATTCTCCATTATCTGGGCCTGGTATTTTCAGATGGATGCCAAATATATACCTCTAGGCGGGTGTCTGGCCATGTTGACCTCTATCCTGACGGTACCGGTGTTCAGTCTGGTGGGTCAACAATTACCGGCGGATCACCTGGCCCTGGTATTCGGTGAGGAAGGTGGAATCAGCCAGGGAGAGGAAGGAGCAATGGTGGATGTGGGATAA
- the iorA gene encoding indolepyruvate ferredoxin oxidoreductase subunit alpha, translating to MKELLTGNEAIARGAYEAGVVVAAGYPGTPSTEILENMTKYPNIKAQWSPNEKVALEVGAGAAIAGARTIVTMKHVGVNVAADPLLTLAYTGVNGGFLLVAADDPGMHSSQNEQDSRYYGRLAKIPVLEPADSQECKDFVLLGLALSEQFDTPVMLRTHTRIAHSQTLVELGEPLVMEVKPYQKNPQKYVMIPAYGRQRHLVVEERMRQLAAWAETAEINRLEWGDRDMGIITSGICYQYVREAFPRATVLKLGLTNPLPVEKIKELAAGVEQVFVVEELDGLIEEQVKAMGIMVQGKKLFPPVGELSATLVRRQILLACGRQEEAEYLPRQPQDQEVPNRPPVLCPGCPHRATFFMLRELKLRVAGDIGCYTLGVLPPLNAIDTCICMGASIGAALGMEKANPEEFKGRTVAVIGDSTFLHSGITGLLDLVYNGGTGTVLILDNRTTAMTGHQPHPGTGQRLSGEAAPQVDLAAIARACGVKRIAEVDPFELKAFRQILKEELAAAEPSVIIVRRPCALIVKEKNPPLVIDPEKCLNCGRCISLGCPAISKGEDKPVIDQALCNGCDLCARVCPVEAISSKGGEA from the coding sequence ATGAAGGAACTGCTGACAGGCAATGAGGCCATTGCCCGGGGAGCTTATGAAGCCGGGGTTGTGGTAGCTGCCGGTTATCCGGGCACACCCAGTACAGAGATTCTGGAAAACATGACCAAATACCCGAACATCAAGGCCCAGTGGTCTCCCAATGAGAAGGTGGCCCTGGAAGTGGGGGCAGGGGCGGCTATTGCCGGGGCCCGCACGATTGTGACCATGAAACACGTTGGGGTTAATGTGGCTGCTGACCCCTTGCTGACTCTGGCTTATACCGGTGTTAATGGTGGCTTTTTGCTGGTAGCTGCTGACGACCCGGGGATGCACAGCTCCCAGAATGAGCAGGATTCCCGCTATTACGGGCGTCTGGCTAAAATTCCGGTATTAGAACCGGCAGACAGCCAGGAATGCAAGGATTTTGTCCTGCTGGGACTGGCTCTCTCCGAACAATTTGATACCCCGGTTATGCTCAGAACTCATACCCGTATTGCCCATAGCCAGACGCTGGTAGAGCTGGGAGAACCCCTGGTTATGGAAGTAAAACCCTACCAGAAAAACCCGCAGAAATATGTGATGATTCCTGCTTACGGACGGCAGCGCCATCTGGTAGTGGAAGAAAGAATGCGCCAGCTGGCTGCCTGGGCGGAAACGGCGGAGATTAACCGCCTGGAGTGGGGAGACCGGGATATGGGTATTATCACTTCCGGTATTTGTTATCAGTATGTTCGGGAAGCTTTTCCGCGGGCAACAGTGTTGAAACTGGGACTGACCAATCCCCTGCCGGTAGAAAAAATAAAGGAACTGGCCGCTGGGGTGGAACAGGTCTTCGTTGTGGAGGAACTGGATGGTTTGATTGAAGAACAGGTCAAGGCCATGGGGATTATGGTGCAGGGCAAAAAGCTCTTCCCGCCGGTGGGGGAATTGAGCGCAACCCTGGTGCGGCGGCAAATCCTGCTGGCTTGTGGGCGGCAGGAGGAGGCAGAATATTTGCCCCGGCAACCGCAAGACCAGGAAGTGCCCAATCGGCCACCGGTATTGTGTCCTGGTTGCCCGCACCGTGCTACCTTTTTCATGCTGCGGGAATTGAAGCTGCGGGTGGCCGGGGATATCGGCTGCTACACCCTGGGAGTATTGCCGCCTCTCAATGCCATAGATACCTGTATCTGTATGGGTGCCAGTATCGGCGCGGCCCTGGGGATGGAAAAGGCCAATCCGGAAGAATTTAAAGGGCGGACGGTAGCGGTGATCGGGGATTCCACCTTCCTGCATTCCGGTATTACCGGTTTGCTGGACCTGGTTTATAATGGCGGAACCGGCACGGTGCTGATTCTGGATAACCGGACGACAGCCATGACGGGACACCAGCCTCACCCTGGCACTGGCCAGCGGCTGAGCGGGGAAGCGGCTCCCCAGGTGGACCTGGCGGCGATTGCCCGGGCCTGTGGGGTTAAAAGAATAGCTGAAGTGGATCCCTTTGAACTGAAAGCATTCCGGCAAATCCTGAAGGAAGAACTGGCTGCTGCTGAGCCTTCAGTAATAATCGTACGGCGCCCCTGTGCCCTGATCGTCAAGGAGAAAAACCCGCCTCTGGTTATTGACCCGGAAAAATGCCTTAACTGTGGGCGCTGTATCTCCCTGGGTTGTCCCGCCATTAGCAAGGGAGAGGACAAGCCGGTGATCGATCAGGCTTTATGTAATGGCTGTGACCTCTGTGCCCGGGTATGTCCGGTGGAGGCCATCAGCAGCAAGGGGGGCGAGGCATAA
- a CDS encoding aminotransferase class I/II-fold pyridoxal phosphate-dependent enzyme gives MIEKVATLVRELPPSGIRRFFDLVAETPGVISLGVGEPDFVTPWAGREACIWGLEKGKTHYTSNHGLLELREAISRDVEANLGVSYDPRREIMVTVGVSEALDIALRALLNPGEEVIIPEPSYVSYQPCTLLAGGRPVPVATRWEDGFRLTPAALEQALTPSTKAVLLCYPNNPTGTTLSRQDLEGIAEIARARDLIVIADEIYHHLTYGRQHFSIAALPGMKERTILLNGFSKAYAMTGWRLGYACGHPDLINAMVKIHQYTMLCAPITAQLAALEVLKSCRGEMEAMVREYDRRRRLVVAGLREAGLECHEPEGAFYVFPSIRSTGLTSEQFATELLREQKVAVVPGSAFGAAGEGCIRISYAYSLAQLQEALKRIRMFVQSRMAG, from the coding sequence GTGATTGAGAAGGTGGCCACTCTGGTCCGGGAGCTTCCGCCTTCCGGGATCAGGCGCTTTTTTGACCTGGTAGCAGAAACTCCAGGGGTGATTTCCCTGGGGGTAGGGGAACCGGATTTCGTCACACCCTGGGCGGGCCGGGAGGCCTGTATCTGGGGGCTGGAGAAGGGGAAAACCCACTATACCAGCAATCATGGCTTGCTGGAATTGCGGGAAGCCATTAGCAGGGATGTGGAGGCTAACCTGGGGGTGAGCTATGACCCCAGACGAGAAATTATGGTGACCGTTGGCGTATCGGAAGCCCTGGATATTGCTTTGAGGGCTCTGCTCAATCCAGGGGAAGAAGTGATTATCCCTGAGCCTTCTTATGTTTCCTATCAGCCCTGTACTTTGCTGGCCGGAGGACGGCCGGTGCCAGTAGCGACCCGCTGGGAAGATGGATTCCGCTTGACGCCGGCGGCTCTGGAACAGGCTTTGACCCCTAGCACCAAGGCGGTTTTGCTCTGTTATCCCAATAATCCGACTGGTACTACCCTGAGCCGTCAGGACCTGGAAGGGATCGCCGAAATCGCCCGGGCCCGTGATCTTATCGTTATTGCCGATGAAATTTATCATCATCTGACCTATGGGCGGCAGCATTTCAGTATCGCGGCTTTACCGGGCATGAAAGAGCGTACCATTTTGCTAAATGGTTTCTCCAAAGCCTATGCCATGACAGGCTGGCGTCTGGGCTATGCCTGCGGTCATCCTGATTTGATCAATGCCATGGTGAAAATTCACCAGTATACCATGCTCTGTGCCCCGATTACAGCGCAGCTGGCCGCACTGGAAGTGCTGAAGAGCTGCCGGGGGGAAATGGAGGCAATGGTACGGGAATATGATCGACGGCGGCGACTGGTAGTGGCTGGATTGAGGGAAGCAGGCCTGGAGTGCCATGAACCGGAAGGGGCCTTTTATGTCTTTCCTTCCATTCGCAGTACAGGACTAACTTCCGAGCAGTTTGCCACCGAGTTGCTGCGGGAGCAAAAGGTGGCGGTAGTGCCGGGGTCGGCTTTTGGGGCAGCCGGCGAAGGCTGTATCCGTATTTCCTATGCCTATTCCCTGGCCCAGTTACAGGAGGCTTTAAAGCGTATCAGGATGTTTGTGCAGTCCAGGATGGCAGGATAG
- a CDS encoding indolepyruvate oxidoreductase subunit beta, with protein MADILNILLVGVGGQGTILAAKVLAAAALAQGLDVKMSEIHGMAQRGGSVITHVRVGEKVFSPLVESGEADIIVAFEELEALRYAHYLRPGGIIIVNQRQIPPLPVVIGAAPYPQEVTGKLAAYGQVQVIAAEELAGQAGNPRGANLVLLGALAARLPWALADWEAAIQARVPARFLESNLTAFQLGFAKNVD; from the coding sequence ATGGCAGATATACTGAATATATTGCTGGTAGGAGTAGGTGGTCAGGGAACCATTCTAGCAGCCAAAGTTCTGGCAGCGGCGGCCCTGGCCCAGGGGCTGGATGTAAAGATGTCGGAAATCCACGGCATGGCTCAGCGGGGGGGAAGTGTGATCACTCATGTTCGGGTAGGGGAAAAAGTTTTTTCACCCCTGGTGGAAAGCGGGGAAGCCGATATCATTGTAGCCTTTGAGGAACTGGAAGCCCTGCGCTATGCTCATTATTTGCGGCCCGGTGGAATAATCATTGTCAATCAACGGCAAATTCCCCCGCTACCGGTGGTAATCGGGGCGGCCCCGTATCCGCAAGAAGTTACCGGGAAACTGGCAGCCTATGGGCAGGTGCAGGTAATAGCGGCCGAGGAACTGGCCGGCCAGGCGGGTAACCCCCGGGGTGCCAACCTGGTTTTGCTGGGGGCCCTGGCAGCCCGGTTGCCCTGGGCTCTGGCTGACTGGGAAGCAGCCATTCAAGCGAGAGTTCCAGCCCGTTTCCTGGAAAGCAATTTAACAGCCTTTCAACTGGGTTTCGCGAAAAATGTCGATTAA
- a CDS encoding DUF1934 domain-containing protein — translation MLTVKIQLRSYQQEKGGEYSGGEWETTGYYLRENNQYRLFYQEPAETGLDTRTEITVDGEELTVRRRGAVEMEQSFCRGRHCRGNYRTPYGQLALETRTIQTEVNLTETGGNIKLKYELFLAGEYIGIHWLEINFQAE, via the coding sequence GTGTTAACGGTGAAAATTCAGCTGCGCAGTTATCAGCAGGAAAAAGGGGGAGAATATAGCGGGGGAGAGTGGGAAACCACTGGCTATTATCTGAGGGAAAACAACCAGTATCGCCTGTTCTATCAGGAACCGGCGGAAACAGGGCTGGATACCCGGACGGAAATCACGGTGGATGGGGAGGAATTGACAGTTCGCCGCCGGGGAGCTGTGGAAATGGAACAGAGCTTTTGCCGGGGGAGACATTGCCGGGGGAATTATCGCACTCCCTACGGACAGTTGGCCCTGGAAACCAGAACGATTCAGACAGAGGTAAACTTGACAGAGACCGGTGGAAATATTAAGCTAAAGTATGAACTTTTTTTGGCAGGAGAATACATAGGCATCCACTGGTTGGAAATAAATTTCCAGGCAGAATGA
- a CDS encoding phenylacetate--CoA ligase family protein: MWDKEESLNREELQAIQLERLQATVKRAYERVPYYRELLDEQGVTPADIRSLEDVRLLPFTTKDVLREQYPYGLFAVPLEEIVRLHASSGTTGKPTVVGYTKQDLKTWANLIARIVTMAGVERQDIAQICFGYGLFTGAFGLHYGLEEVGVTIVPASTGNSEKQIMLMQDFGTTVLVSTPSYALYLAEVARGMGVEPRSLGLRIGLFGSEPWSEEIRQQIEAEWGLFATDNYGLSEVMGPGVAGECQARQGLHINEDHFLVELINPETGEPVGPGEQGELVFTPLTKEALPILRYRTRDLATLDYAPCACGRTLVRMSRVCGRSDDMLVIRGVNVFPTQVESVLLTVPAVAPHYQLVVRKKGFLDDLEVRVEIKEEYFTDDYKKLVEIEEEIRHKLQNVLSIGTKVSLAAPGSIERFTGKARRVLDLRQEGKGRKNEGTADRQ, from the coding sequence ATGTGGGATAAGGAAGAGAGCTTGAACCGGGAAGAGCTGCAGGCAATACAGCTGGAACGTTTACAGGCAACAGTGAAAAGAGCCTATGAACGGGTACCCTATTACCGGGAACTGCTGGATGAGCAGGGAGTAACCCCGGCGGATATTCGGAGCCTGGAAGATGTGCGTTTGTTGCCTTTTACTACCAAGGATGTTTTGCGGGAGCAGTATCCCTATGGTCTGTTTGCCGTACCGCTGGAGGAAATCGTGCGTTTGCACGCCTCCTCCGGTACTACCGGCAAGCCTACTGTTGTCGGTTATACCAAACAGGATCTGAAAACCTGGGCCAATCTGATTGCCCGGATTGTAACCATGGCCGGAGTTGAGCGGCAGGATATCGCCCAGATCTGTTTTGGCTACGGCTTGTTTACCGGTGCTTTTGGATTGCATTATGGTCTGGAAGAGGTGGGGGTTACCATAGTGCCGGCTTCTACCGGCAATTCCGAGAAACAGATAATGTTGATGCAGGATTTTGGCACTACAGTGCTGGTCAGTACGCCTTCCTACGCCCTTTACCTGGCGGAAGTAGCCCGGGGGATGGGGGTTGAACCCCGTTCCCTGGGCTTAAGAATCGGCCTGTTTGGCTCCGAGCCCTGGTCGGAGGAAATCAGGCAGCAAATTGAGGCGGAATGGGGCCTGTTTGCTACTGACAATTACGGATTAAGTGAAGTGATGGGACCGGGTGTAGCGGGGGAATGCCAGGCGCGCCAGGGATTGCATATTAATGAAGACCACTTTCTGGTGGAACTGATCAATCCCGAGACCGGTGAACCGGTTGGTCCGGGTGAACAGGGGGAACTGGTGTTTACTCCGCTGACCAAAGAGGCCTTGCCTATTTTGCGCTATCGGACCCGGGACCTGGCTACCCTTGACTATGCTCCCTGTGCCTGTGGACGTACTCTTGTGCGCATGAGCCGGGTTTGTGGCCGTTCTGATGACATGCTGGTGATTCGAGGTGTCAATGTTTTCCCCACCCAGGTGGAAAGCGTTTTGTTGACTGTGCCGGCCGTAGCCCCCCATTACCAGCTGGTGGTACGGAAAAAGGGATTTCTGGATGATCTGGAGGTTCGGGTGGAAATAAAAGAAGAATACTTTACTGATGATTATAAGAAACTGGTGGAAATCGAAGAGGAAATTCGCCACAAGTTGCAAAATGTTTTATCTATTGGCACCAAAGTCAGTCTGGCAGCACCGGGAAGTATTGAGCGTTTCACCGGCAAAGCCAGAAGGGTGCTGGATTTACGGCAAGAGGGGAAGGGGAGAAAGAATGAAGGAACTGCTGACAGGCAATGA